The following coding sequences are from one Rhinoraja longicauda isolate Sanriku21f chromosome 7, sRhiLon1.1, whole genome shotgun sequence window:
- the LOC144595123 gene encoding sperm axonemal maintenance protein CFAP97D1-like, protein MHRSYQPVLPCGNKYLQQKWDHASYLEHRRKVQAAKPSVDNNAPETFSHLQLKFKKLKLEDEHLSNIERNNKKLMEKMSTIMRTTGRVDNKNAHKPKSLNREKRQREMQRVTRENQAMQERLKQVEPQYNHLKWLEDWYKSEKYENNITRYPRGWYTVQRLQPKSKARKVKSAKKSEKSKNENVQVRRST, encoded by the exons ATGCACCGCTCCTACCAGCCCGTCCTCCCCTGTGGGAACAAGTACCTGCAGCAGAAGTGGGACCACGCCAGTTACCTGGAGCATCGGCGCAAG GTACAAGCTGCCAAACCATCAGTTGACAACAATGCTCCTGAAACCTTCTCGCATCTTCAACTGAAATTTAAGAAGCTTAAG CTTGAGGATGAGCATCTCTCCAACATAGAACGAAATAACAAGAAGCTGATGGAAAAGATGTCAACAATCATGAGGACCACTGGGCGAGTTGacaacaaaaatgcacacaaGCCAAAAAG TTTGAACAGGGAAAAGCGGCAACGGGAGATGCAAAGAGTCACTCGTGAGAACCAGGCTATGCAGGAGCGCCTCAAGCAGGTCGAGCCACAGTACAACCACCTCAAATGGCTTGAGGACTGGTATAAATCGGAGAAATACGAGAACAACATTACTCGCTATCCCCGTGGCTGGTACACTGTGCAGAGACTACAG CCCAAATCAAAAGCTAGGAAGGTTAAATCAGCAAAAAAATCTGAAAAGAGCAAGAACGAGAACGTACAAGTGAGAAGATCAACGTGA